In a single window of the Oscarella lobularis chromosome 4, ooOscLobu1.1, whole genome shotgun sequence genome:
- the LOC136186735 gene encoding sulfhydryl oxidase 2-like — protein sequence MLRSTFLVLSVILDVSTGSWNCDLYSEGDNLVCAKKGTLTETIRRNQWTWLVEFYSSWCGHCQYFAPTWKKFAHSLENWSPVVRIAVIDCPSNGNLDVCRKFDIGGYPTVKLFHAGSNDNDVGEVVDAREVSSLRHTVIRLIESSSRKPSSWPAMEPVQSYESLQDLLKKERKKNVAIVFEASDSFLGRELMLEMISQPYMLVLRVTKDQSDLCSKLNVNRFPTLLTYTATKRVPEIVKCQSKDAAGFKEALHRWIGGVPEVGEAEQSNLKDEKSRSVQAEFDYHSKLTTVYAEDLVGALSYAFRHEVLLQRLVGRRLKVLTSFVNAVDQCLPLPGNTKRIIAQINSRLSLALKSGNLEASSWNRMINKQRLSNSLPDPVQWHGCKGKEPHLRGYPCSLWTLMHTMVTNCAKKFVHDCPATRSLASSGQRLIVGREEIGAYRLLLIARDFIGEFFSCVECRNHFLEMARDLDETKMTARDAVLWLWRAHNRVNDRLKNDPLLPKIQFPSTEDCSQCCLASDTNLECSKWDEDRVLCFLLDTYQLKSIRVGAETNSVGSQSTARVPSLPHELDSSWTFCRIFYFGIFLGLVLLFRKLPKSRRCRRRKTKDALV from the exons ATGCTTAGATCGACTTTCCTAGTCCTCAGCGTGATCCTCGACGTCTCCACGGGATCGTGGAACTGCGATTTATACTCGGAAGGCGACAATCTTGTCTGCGCGAAAAAGGGAACCCTTACcgagacgattcgtcgcAATCAGTGGACGTGGCTGGTCGAATTCTATTCGAGCTGGTGTGGCCATTGCCAGTATTTTGCACCAACGTGGAAAAAATTCGCTCATTCGTTAGAAA ATTGGTCTCCTGTCGTTCGAATAGCAGTCATTGATTGCCCGTCAAATGGGAATCTAGACGTATGTCGGAAATTTGATATCGGCGGCTATCCAACGGTCAAG TTGTTTCACGCTGGTTCTAATGACAATGATGTAGGCGAAGTTGTTG ACGCCAGAGAAGTCTCCTCTTTGCGTCACACAGTAATCAGGCTAATTGAATCTTCAAGTCGAAAGCCGAGTAGTTGGCCAGCAATGGAGCCTGTTCAAAG TTATGAGAGTCTTCAGGATTTGCTGAAAAAGGAGAGGAAAAAGAATGTAGCAATCGTTTTTGAAGCAAGCGACTCGTTTCTTGGTAGAGAG CTAATGTTGGAGATGATCAGCCAACCTTATATGCTAGTTTTGAGAGTAACAAAAGACCAG AGCGATCTGTGTTCCAAGTTGAACGTGAACAGATTTCCGACGTTGCTGACGTACACAGCTACCAAACGAGTGCCAGAAATCGTTAA ATGTCAGTCCAAGGACGCTGCCGGATTCAAAGAAGCGTTACACCGATGGATCGGAGGTGTGCCTGAGGTTGGAGAGGCAGAACAATCGAATTTGAAAGATGAAAAAAGTCGAAGTGTTCAAGCGGAGTTTGATTATCACTCCAA ATTAACAACGGTTTACGCTGAAGACTTAGTGGGAGCTCTGAGCTACGCATTTCGTCACGAGGTCCTCCTTCAGAGGctcgtcggacgacgactcAAAGTTCTCACTTCATTTGTGAATGCTGTCGATCAG TGCTTGCCTTTACCAGGAAATACGAAAAGGATTATCGCTCAAATCAACTCCAGactctctctcgctctcaAAAGCGGCAATCTAGAAGCCAGCTCGTGGAATCGCATGATAAACAAACAG AGATTATCAAATAGCTTGCCTGATCCGGTGCAGTGGCACGGCTGCAAGGGAAAAGAGCCGCATCTGCGTGGATACCCGTGCAGTTTATGGACGCTCATGCATACCATGGTGACGAACTGTGCCAAGAAATTCGTGCACGATTGCCCGGCGACTCGTTCGCTTGCATCGAGCGGTCAGCGTCTCATCGTCGGTCGCGAAGAGATCGGCGCCTATCGTCTTTTGCTGATCGCGCGAGATTTTATAGGGGAATTTTTCAGTTGCGTCGAATGCCGGAATCACTTCCTCGAAATGGCTCGCGACTTGGACGAGACGAAAATGACGGCGCGCGACGCCGTGTTGTGGCTGTGGCGCGCTCACAACAGGGTGAACGATCGACTGAAGAACGATCCTCTCCTGCCAAAAATTCAGTTTCCGTCGACAGAGGATTGTTCTCAATGTTGCCTTGCATCCGACACGAACTTGGAGTGCTCGAAATGGGATGAAGATCGCGTGCTGTGTTTTCTACTGGACACGTATCAATTGAAGTCGATTCGAGTGGGCGCCGAGACGAATTCCGTGGGGAGTCAAAGCACTGCGCGTGTACCGTCGCTTCCTCACGAGCTCGACTCGAGTTGGACGTTCTGCAGGATTTTCTACTTCGGAATTTTTCTAGGACTTGTTCTTTTATTTCGGAAGCTGCCTAAATCGAGGCGATGtaggaggagaaaaacgaaggaTGCTCTGGTATAG
- the LOC136186576 gene encoding tyrosine-protein kinase ABL1-like, which yields MGQEQGKPDATRGGSVSTLRNPFRKKDTHQTASQPPSDELWNRPLPEHPPNEAPYRWDSREDLVETRAAATPPTPTVEESPPLSDAQMVIAIHDFNASGPEQLSLRKGDELRVDTYSEDREWCQATNRRGETGWVPGNYVRSLDSLEKHSWYHGPISRNEAEYLLSSGINGSFLVRESESNPGQHSVSLRYEGRVFHYRIHSANGLKYISSENCFQTLPELVHHHSSSADGLITTLRYPVRKPNAPVFGVSHQGDRWEINKTDIEMQDRLGSGQYGEVYRGRWKSCNKVVAVKTFREDTMDAADFLKEAAIMKKIRHKNLVQLLGVCTLEPPFFIITEFMPHGNLLDYLRSTNGRELDEVALMHVATQVASAMSYLEEKSYIHRDLAARNCLVGENNLVKVADFGLSRLLKAEGEQIYTASQGAKFPIKWTAPEALAYNKFSTRSDVWSFGVLLWEIATYGMTPYPGMDLVSVYPSLEAGERMDCPEGCPEEVYALMKSCWDWEAQNRPTFVEIHRGLNSMFTDSSVSQAVTKALKTGPRSRSATPSPPPPPGRPTSSSGTNTRQRKKQPPPTSDRSSTSDRSSIAIKAFIVSGITDEVLSRAADRKTADTLPASLPSSRSTPPVPHRKQSSSSSSRPSSGVQSHGTAPLPPVPPPTDYNHDDPTSPSLKPPALPSTRNKPRLTDHSLPPPTPPLSTKPTLNNRSVSVDNPMPPPHSHAQANKTPRRVNTIVGSSNGAGATSGPPPVPPMASKPSLPTKAKPIPPSPKQTSPPPPPIPERPSAAAALKSSPVVSPKPVPPPPVASKPSMTKKPSLPPSPKPVLLMKPALPSGKPALPSTPKPLPATKKPPLPPGIKPKPLRSTASFDLSSLIPLRERLDDSSRRLLSQQPGGRLRLGSVNFQEKFDGFGSIASSLIDDLDDIDSLPGDMIVTSKNIRSKLMLFRSLSMRAGGNPSAEEMAEIRHLVVEITNSIDALF from the exons ATGGGCCAAGAACAAGGCAAACCGGACGCGACCCGAGGCGGCTCGGTGAGCACGCTCCGCAATCCATTCCGCAAGAAAGACACTCACCAGACGGCATCGCAACCGCCAAGCGACG AACTATGGAACCGTCCCCTACCGGAACATCCCCCGAACGAGGCCCCATATCGCTGGGATTCGCGCGAAGACCTAGTGGAGACGAGAGCCGCCgcaacgccgccgacgccgacagTCGAAGAATCGCCGCCGTTGTCCGACGCCCAAATGGTCATAGCGATTCACGACTTCAACGCGTCGGGACCCGAACAGCTCAGCCTACGCAAAGGCGACGAACTGCGCGTCGATACGTACAGCGAAGATCGCGAGTGGTGCcaggcgacgaatcgacgcggcgaaacgGGTTGGGTGCCGGGAAACTACGTTCGCTCGCTCGACAGTCTCGAGAAGCATTCGTGGTATCACGGGCCCATATCGCGCAACGAGGCCGAGTACTTGCTCTCGAGCGGCATCAACGGGAGTTTTCTCGTGCGCGAAAGCGAGAGCAATCCCGGTCAGCATTCGGTGTCGTTGCGCTACGAGGGTCGCGTCTTTCACTATCGAATTCATTCGGCGAACGGGTTGAAGTACATCAGCTCGGAGAATTGTTTTCAGACGTTGCCCGAGCTCGTGCATCATCACTCGTCGTCCGCCGACGGGCTCATTACGACGTTGCGCTATCCCGTTCGAAAGCCCAACGCGCCCGTGTTCGGCGTGTCGCATCAGGGCGATCGGTGGGAGATCAATAAGACCGATATCGAGATGCAGGATCGGTTGGGGTCCGGGCAGTACGGCGAGGTCTATCGGGGTCGATGGAAGTCGTGCAAtaaagtcgtcgccgttaAGACGTTCCGG gaggACACTATGGACGCGGCGGACTTTCTCAAAGAGGCGGCAATCATGAAGAAGATCCGACACAAAAATCTTGTTCAACTGCTCGGAGTTTGCACACTCGAGCCGCCTTTTTTCATCATCACCGAGTTCATGCCGCACGGCAATCTGCTGGACTACTTGCGCAGTACAAACGGTCGCGAACTGGACGAAGTCGCCCTGATGCACGTTGCCACGCAAGTTGCGTCAGCTATGTCGtatcttgaagaaaagagtTATATACACAG AGATCTTGCAGCTCGCAATTGTCTAGTCGGGGAAAATAATCTGGTGAAAGTAGCTGACTTTGGGCTTTCGAGACTTTTGAAGGCCGAAGGAGAGCAGATCTACACGGCCAGTCAGGGAGCCAAGTTTCCCATCAAGTGGACTGCTCCAGAGGCTCTTGCCTATAACAAATTTTCTACTCGATCGGACGTCTGGT CATTTGGAGTTCTGCTCTGGGAAATTGCTACCTATGGTATGACGCCCTATCCCGGAATGGACTTGGTTTCCGTCTACCCAAGTCTTGAAGCCGGCGAACGCATGGACTGTCCTGAAGGCTGTCCTGAAGAGGTGTATGCTCTCATGAAGTCGT GCTGGGATTGGGAGGCTCAGAATAGACCCACGTTTGTTGAGATTCATCGCGGATTGAATTCCATGTTCACAGACTCGAGCGTGAGTCAAG CTGTCACGAAAGCCTTAAAGACTGGGCCTCGCAGTCGTTCAGCGACGCCaagtccgccgccgccgccgggcCGACCAACATCGTCAAGCGGCACCAACACGAGACAGCGAAAGAAGCAACCTCCGCCGACTTCAGATCGATCATCCACCTCGGATCGATCATCAATCGCAATCAAAGCGTTTATTGTATCAGGCATCACCGACGAGGTGCTCTCAAGAGCGGCAGACAGAAAAACGGCAGACACGCTGCCAGCATCGCTACCGTCAAGCCGTTCAACGCCTCCCGTTCCCCACCGTaagcagtcgtcgtcgtcgtcgtcgcgaccgtCTTCTGGCGTTCAGTCGCACGGCACGGCTCCGTTGCCGCCCGTACCGCCGCCGACCGACTACAACCACGACGAtccaacgtcgccgtcactgAAACCTCCCGCCCTaccgtcgacgcgaaacaAACCTCGTCTTACCGATCActcgttgccgccgcctaCGCCGCCGCTGTCAACCAAACCGACCCTTAATAACCGCTCCGTGTCCGTAGACAACCCAATGCCTCCACCACACAGTCACGCTCAAGCTAACAAGACGCCGCGACGAGTCAATACGATCGTCGGTTCATCCAACGGTGCAGGAGCGACTTCAGGTCCGCCTCCCGTTCCGCCGATGGCCAGCAAGCCCTCCCTACCCACCAAAGCGAAACCGATACCGCCTTCGCCAAAGCAAacgtcgccaccgccgcctccaaTTCCTGAAAggccgtcggcggcggcggcgttgaaATCGTCGCCTGTCGTTTCGCCAAAGCCCGTCCCTCCGCCACCGGTTGCGAGCAAGCCAAGCATGACAAAGAAGCCCTCGTTGCCTCCGTCGCCGAAACCCGTTCTTCTCATGAAGCCGGCTCTGCCTTCGGGCAAACCGGCCTTGCCGTCGACTCCGAAACCGTTGCCGGCAACGAAAAAGCCGCCTCTTCCGCCCGGCATCAAACCGAAACCTTTACGGAGCACCGCGTCGttcgatttgtcgtcgttgattCCTCTGCGAGAGAGATTGGACGACAGCAGCCGAAGACTTTTAAGTCAGCAGCCGGGCGGTCGACTTCGATTGGGGTCGGTGAATTTTCAGGAGAAGTTCGACGGATTCGGCTCGATTGCTTCGTCTTTGATagacgatctcgacgacataGACAGTTTGCCTGGCGACATGATTGTcacgtcaaaaaatattcGGTCGAAACTGATGTTGTTTCGCAGTCTGAGCATGAGAGCTGGGGGTAATCCGTCAGCTGAAGAAATGGCAGAAATACGTCATTTGGTTGTCGAAATTACAAACTCTATAGATGCTTTGTTTTGA